A single genomic interval of Mycobacterium sp. DL592 harbors:
- a CDS encoding aminotransferase class I/II-fold pyridoxal phosphate-dependent enzyme gives MSFHSLSRDELAAQHEIQRQNYADLQAKKLALDLTRGKPSSAQLDLSNALLSLPGADDYRDDEGTDTRNYGGLHGLPALRAIFGELLSVPVPNLIAGNNASLEMMHDAVVFSLLHGGVDSPRPWIEEPAVKFLCPSPGYDRHFAITETYGIEMINVPMLEDGPDVDLIEELVAADPAIKGMWCVPVFSNPTGATYSWESARRLVQMQTAAPDFRLFWDNAYAVHTLTLDFPRQVDILGLAEKAGHPNRPFVFASTSKITFAGAGVSFFGGSLGNIAWYLQHAGKKSIGPDKVNQLRHLRFFKDADGVRLQMLRHQQLIAPKFELALDILDKRLSDSKIASWTDPKGGYFISLDVLPGTAKRTVALAKDAGIAVTEAGASFPYRKDPDDKNIRIAPTFPPTSDLTDAIDGLATCALLAGTEALLRSDSVTDGR, from the coding sequence GTGTCGTTCCACTCCCTGAGCCGCGACGAACTGGCTGCCCAACACGAAATCCAGAGGCAGAACTATGCCGATCTGCAGGCCAAGAAGCTGGCCCTGGACCTCACCCGCGGCAAGCCGTCCAGCGCGCAGTTGGACCTGTCCAACGCCCTACTGAGCCTTCCCGGCGCCGACGACTACCGCGACGACGAGGGCACCGACACCCGCAACTACGGCGGCCTGCACGGGCTGCCCGCGCTGCGGGCCATCTTCGGCGAGCTGCTGAGCGTCCCGGTGCCCAACCTCATCGCCGGCAACAACGCCAGCCTCGAGATGATGCACGACGCCGTGGTCTTCTCCTTGCTGCACGGCGGCGTCGATTCGCCGCGGCCGTGGATCGAGGAGCCGGCGGTCAAGTTCCTGTGCCCGTCGCCGGGTTACGACCGTCACTTCGCGATCACCGAGACCTACGGCATCGAGATGATCAACGTCCCCATGCTGGAGGACGGTCCCGACGTCGACCTCATCGAGGAACTCGTCGCGGCCGACCCGGCCATCAAGGGCATGTGGTGCGTGCCGGTGTTCTCCAACCCCACCGGCGCCACTTACTCGTGGGAGTCGGCTCGTCGCCTTGTCCAAATGCAAACCGCGGCACCGGATTTCCGGCTGTTCTGGGACAACGCCTACGCGGTGCACACCTTGACGCTGGACTTCCCGCGTCAGGTGGACATCCTGGGCCTTGCCGAGAAGGCCGGCCACCCGAACCGGCCGTTCGTGTTCGCCTCGACGTCGAAGATCACGTTCGCAGGTGCGGGGGTGAGCTTCTTCGGCGGCTCGCTGGGCAATATTGCCTGGTACCTGCAGCACGCGGGGAAGAAGTCGATCGGCCCGGACAAGGTCAACCAACTGAGGCACCTGCGGTTCTTCAAGGACGCCGACGGGGTGCGCCTGCAGATGCTGCGTCACCAGCAGCTGATCGCCCCCAAGTTCGAGCTGGCGCTGGACATCCTCGACAAGCGGCTCTCGGACTCCAAGATCGCATCGTGGACCGACCCCAAGGGCGGTTACTTCATCAGCCTCGACGTGCTGCCCGGAACGGCCAAGCGCACGGTGGCACTGGCCAAGGATGCCGGCATCGCCGTCACCGAGGCGGGTGCGTCGTTCCCGTATCGAAAAGACCCGGACGACAAGAACATTCGCATCGCGCCGACGTTCCCTCCCACGTCTGATCTGACCGATGCGATCGACGGTCTGGCGACCTGTGCGCTGCTGGCCGGCACCGAGGCGCTGCTGCGGTCGGACTCTGTCACCGACGGTCGGTAG
- a CDS encoding DNA polymerase III subunits gamma/tau, giving the protein MALYRKYRPATFAEVVGQEHVTEPLSTALSAGRINHAYLFSGPRGCGKTSSARILARSLNCEQGPTPTPCGVCDSCVALAPNGPGNLDVTELDAASHGGVDDTRELRDRAFYAPAQSRYRIFIIDEAHMVTTAGFNALLKIVEEPPEHLIFVFATTEPEKVLPTIRSRTHHYPFRLLAPRTMRSLIERILASEDVEVDDAVFPLVIRAGGGSPRDTLSVLDQLLAGAQDNRVHYQRALGLLGATDVALIDDAVDALSAGDAAALFGAVESVIDAGHDPRRFAVDLLERFRDLIVLQAVPDAASRGVVDAPDDVLERMRDQAERVGPATLARYAEVVHAGLGEMRGATAPRLLLEVVCARLLLPSASDTESALLQRIERIETRLDISIPAGEAAMGAAAAPPAKQYVRKTQAPAVEAAPAAAPSAPQPTPVAKPEPVVRPEPVAEPEPVAAPEPVAPPEPVIEPVSRPEPVAPAAAAGEPGAAAVRSMWSTVREKVRQRSRTTEVMLAGAVVRAVEGDTLVLAHESAPLAKRLAEQRNADVIRDALKDALGVDWRIRCEVGAGQPVAAAAEPLPPEPAPDPVEAQRAEEDSMIAEVGRDEDAAPRRDPEEVALELLQTELGARRIDG; this is encoded by the coding sequence GTGGCGCTCTACCGCAAGTACCGGCCGGCAACCTTCGCCGAGGTCGTTGGGCAGGAGCACGTCACCGAGCCGCTGTCGACCGCATTGTCGGCAGGCCGGATCAACCACGCCTATCTGTTCTCCGGCCCGCGAGGGTGTGGAAAGACCTCGTCGGCGCGCATCCTGGCCCGGTCCCTGAACTGCGAGCAGGGGCCCACACCCACCCCGTGCGGGGTATGCGACTCCTGCGTGGCCCTGGCCCCTAACGGGCCGGGCAACCTGGACGTCACCGAACTCGACGCCGCCAGCCACGGCGGTGTGGACGACACCCGCGAACTGCGTGACCGGGCGTTCTACGCACCCGCCCAGTCGCGCTACCGCATCTTCATCATCGACGAAGCGCACATGGTCACCACCGCGGGATTCAACGCGCTGCTCAAGATCGTCGAGGAGCCGCCCGAGCACCTGATCTTCGTGTTCGCCACCACCGAGCCGGAGAAGGTGCTGCCGACCATCCGCTCGCGTACCCACCACTATCCGTTCCGGCTGCTGGCGCCGCGCACCATGCGGTCGCTGATCGAGCGCATCCTGGCCTCCGAGGACGTCGAGGTCGACGACGCCGTCTTCCCGCTCGTGATCCGGGCCGGTGGCGGCTCGCCACGCGACACCCTCTCGGTCCTCGACCAGCTGCTGGCCGGGGCCCAGGACAACCGGGTGCACTACCAGCGGGCGCTGGGGCTGCTCGGTGCCACCGACGTCGCGCTGATCGACGACGCGGTGGACGCTCTGTCGGCCGGTGACGCGGCCGCCCTGTTCGGTGCGGTCGAGTCGGTGATCGACGCCGGCCACGACCCGCGCCGATTCGCCGTCGACCTCCTCGAGCGGTTCCGCGATTTGATTGTGCTGCAAGCGGTTCCGGATGCCGCCAGCCGTGGTGTGGTGGACGCCCCCGATGACGTCCTGGAGCGGATGCGGGACCAGGCAGAGCGGGTCGGCCCGGCCACGCTGGCCCGCTACGCCGAGGTCGTCCATGCCGGGCTGGGGGAGATGCGTGGCGCGACGGCGCCGCGGCTGCTGCTGGAGGTGGTGTGCGCCCGGCTGCTGTTGCCGTCGGCCAGCGACACCGAGTCAGCGCTGCTGCAGCGCATCGAGCGCATCGAAACCCGGTTGGACATCTCGATTCCGGCGGGCGAAGCAGCCATGGGTGCGGCGGCGGCCCCGCCCGCCAAGCAATACGTGCGCAAGACGCAGGCACCTGCCGTCGAGGCGGCACCCGCCGCCGCACCATCGGCCCCTCAGCCGACCCCGGTCGCCAAGCCGGAGCCGGTGGTCCGGCCCGAGCCCGTCGCCGAGCCCGAACCTGTTGCCGCACCGGAACCCGTGGCCCCGCCGGAACCCGTCATCGAACCGGTGTCCCGGCCCGAGCCTGTTGCCCCGGCTGCGGCAGCCGGTGAGCCCGGGGCGGCGGCGGTCCGCAGCATGTGGTCGACGGTGCGCGAGAAGGTCCGTCAGCGCAGCCGCACCACCGAGGTGATGCTGGCCGGTGCGGTGGTCCGTGCCGTCGAGGGCGACACCCTGGTCCTGGCCCACGAATCGGCGCCGCTGGCAAAGCGGTTGGCCGAGCAGCGCAATGCCGATGTCATCCGCGACGCGCTCAAAGACGCCCTCGGGGTCGACTGGCGAATCCGCTGCGAGGTCGGTGCGGGCCAGCCCGTCGCCGCCGCCGCCGAACCACTGCCGCCCGAGCCGGCACCCGATCCGGTCGAGGCGCAACGCGCCGAAGAAGACAGCATGATCGCCGAGGTCGGCCGCGACGAGGACGCCGCACCGCGTCGCGACCCCGAAGAGGTGGCTCTGGAACTGCTGCAGACCGAGTTGGGCGCCCGCCGCATCGACGGCTGA
- a CDS encoding heme-binding protein → MPTTLLTRRLTAAAFGAFTLALVGVAPAASADPPPNCTAADLEGVRTGVQFATSAYLFTHPDVNAFFSSLGGLPRAQVLAKVKAYMAANPDVKADIAGIRQPLLDIKTRCGDSGAPGPF, encoded by the coding sequence ATGCCCACGACTCTTCTGACCCGGCGGCTCACGGCCGCGGCGTTCGGTGCGTTCACGCTGGCGCTGGTGGGTGTAGCGCCGGCCGCCTCCGCCGACCCGCCACCGAACTGCACTGCCGCCGACCTCGAAGGTGTGCGCACCGGTGTGCAGTTCGCGACCTCGGCGTACCTGTTCACCCATCCCGACGTGAACGCCTTCTTCAGCAGCCTCGGCGGGCTGCCGCGCGCCCAGGTGCTGGCCAAGGTGAAGGCTTATATGGCCGCCAACCCCGATGTGAAGGCCGATATCGCTGGGATTCGACAACCGTTGCTGGACATCAAGACTCGCTGCGGAGATTCGGGCGCACCCGGCCCGTTCTGA
- a CDS encoding Lrp/AsnC family transcriptional regulator: MPNDRRAALDRTDALILDTLQSDGRVSMADLARTVALSPSSAADRVRRLVDAGIITGYTATVDAAALGYPITAFVRLAFPSGNYKPVHDLLEVVPEVVEAHHVTGNDCFIMKVLARSMTDLERITGKLAALGSITTSVVYSSPLPRRRIAPA, translated from the coding sequence ATGCCGAACGATCGACGGGCCGCACTTGATCGCACCGACGCGCTGATCCTCGACACGTTGCAGTCGGACGGCCGCGTCAGCATGGCCGATCTGGCCCGGACGGTCGCGCTGTCACCCAGTTCGGCTGCCGACCGCGTTCGGCGGTTGGTGGACGCCGGGATCATCACCGGCTACACCGCGACCGTGGATGCCGCCGCGCTGGGCTACCCCATCACCGCTTTCGTGCGGCTGGCCTTCCCGTCGGGCAACTACAAGCCCGTTCACGACCTGCTCGAGGTGGTGCCGGAAGTCGTTGAGGCCCATCACGTCACGGGCAACGACTGCTTCATCATGAAGGTGTTGGCGAGGTCGATGACCGACCTCGAGCGCATCACCGGAAAGCTCGCCGCGCTGGGCAGCATCACGACCAGCGTGGTGTACTCGAGTCCCCTGCCCAGGCGACGGATCGCGCCGGCGTGA
- a CDS encoding rhodanese-like domain-containing protein — protein sequence MPVTAREFFAAKLAFETDPADLVAARQAGQSPVVVDTRSTTGWGQGRIPDALHIPGGELRQRADAELPDRDADIVVYCWGPGCNGSTRAALLLTELGYTRVRELIGGFEYWAREGLAIETAAGRTRRPVDGLTAPVPEASA from the coding sequence ATGCCAGTGACTGCTCGCGAGTTCTTCGCCGCGAAGCTCGCCTTCGAAACCGACCCCGCGGACCTGGTCGCGGCCCGTCAGGCCGGGCAGTCGCCGGTTGTCGTCGACACCCGGTCGACGACCGGGTGGGGGCAGGGTCGCATCCCCGATGCGCTGCACATCCCGGGTGGCGAGCTGCGGCAGCGGGCCGACGCCGAACTGCCGGATCGCGACGCCGACATCGTCGTCTACTGCTGGGGGCCGGGCTGCAACGGCTCGACCCGCGCGGCGCTGCTGCTCACCGAACTGGGCTACACCCGCGTCCGTGAGCTGATCGGCGGGTTCGAGTACTGGGCCCGCGAAGGCCTGGCGATCGAGACGGCGGCGGGCCGCACCCGCCGGCCGGTGGACGGCCTCACCGCACCCGTGCCTGAGGCGTCAGCCTAG
- a CDS encoding class I SAM-dependent methyltransferase — MTTFNDPTEAPGRLSLAEILESFTAGGELPLKFSAYDGSSAGPEDAQLGLELLTPRGTTYLATAPGDLGLARAYVAGDLGVQGVHPGDPYELLKALGQSMDFKRPPARVLVDIVRSLGIERLKPIAPPPQEALPRWRRIAEGLRHSKKRDAEAIHHHYDVSNAFYEWVLGPSMTYTCACYPNPEATLEEAQDNKYRLVFEKLNLKAGDRLLDVGCGWGSMVRHAARNGVKAIGVTLSREQAAWAQKAIADEGLADLAEVRHMDYRDVLESGFDAVSSIGLTEHIGVANYPSYFGFLKSKLRTGGLLLNHCITRHDNRTGPSAGGFIDRYVFPDGELTGSGRIITAVQNVGLEVIHEENLRQHYALTLRDWCRNLVEHWDDAVDEVGLPTAKVWGLYMAGSRLGFETNVVQLHQVLAVKLDHNGGDGGLPLRPWWNA; from the coding sequence ATGACGACCTTCAACGACCCGACCGAAGCGCCAGGCCGGCTCAGCCTGGCCGAGATCCTCGAATCCTTCACCGCCGGTGGGGAACTGCCGCTCAAGTTCAGCGCATACGACGGCAGTAGCGCCGGCCCCGAGGACGCCCAGCTGGGCCTGGAACTGCTGACGCCGCGCGGCACCACGTACCTGGCCACCGCACCGGGCGATCTCGGCCTGGCCCGCGCCTATGTCGCCGGCGACCTGGGTGTGCAGGGCGTGCACCCCGGTGACCCGTACGAGTTGCTCAAGGCCCTCGGCCAGTCGATGGACTTCAAGCGCCCGCCGGCCCGCGTGCTGGTCGACATCGTCCGGTCCCTCGGGATCGAGCGCCTCAAACCGATCGCACCGCCCCCGCAGGAGGCGTTGCCGCGCTGGCGACGGATCGCAGAAGGCTTGCGGCACAGCAAGAAACGCGACGCCGAGGCCATCCACCACCACTACGACGTGTCCAACGCCTTCTACGAGTGGGTGCTGGGGCCGTCGATGACCTACACCTGCGCGTGCTACCCGAACCCCGAGGCGACGCTGGAAGAGGCGCAGGACAACAAGTACCGCCTGGTGTTCGAGAAGCTCAACCTCAAGGCCGGTGACCGGCTGCTCGACGTGGGCTGTGGCTGGGGCAGCATGGTCCGCCACGCCGCGCGCAACGGGGTGAAGGCCATCGGCGTGACGCTCTCGCGGGAGCAGGCGGCGTGGGCGCAGAAGGCGATCGCCGACGAGGGCCTGGCCGACTTGGCCGAGGTGCGCCACATGGACTACCGCGACGTGCTGGAGAGCGGGTTCGACGCGGTGTCCTCGATCGGGCTCACCGAACACATCGGGGTGGCCAACTACCCGTCCTACTTCGGCTTCCTGAAGTCCAAGCTGCGCACCGGCGGGTTGCTGCTGAACCACTGCATCACCCGCCACGACAACAGGACCGGTCCCAGTGCTGGTGGGTTCATCGACCGCTACGTCTTCCCCGACGGGGAGCTCACCGGTTCGGGCCGCATCATCACCGCGGTGCAGAACGTCGGCCTCGAGGTCATCCATGAAGAGAACCTTCGTCAGCACTATGCGCTGACCCTTCGGGACTGGTGCCGCAACCTCGTGGAGCACTGGGACGATGCGGTCGACGAGGTCGGGCTGCCCACCGCCAAGGTGTGGGGCCTGTACATGGCCGGGTCGCGGCTGGGTTTCGAGACCAATGTGGTTCAGCTGCACCAGGTTCTGGCCGTCAAGCTGGACCACAACGGCGGCGACGGGGGCCTGCCGCTGCGGCCGTGGTGGAACGCCTAG
- a CDS encoding FAD-binding oxidoreductase has protein sequence MAVDAALTTYRRGVDRLLASYRAIPATASVRLAKPTSNLFRARAKRDAPGLDTSGLTGVLSVDPDTKTADVAGMCTYEDLVAATLPYGLTPLVVPQLKTITLGGAVTGLGIESASFRNGLPHESVLEMDILTGSGEVLTATPEHHPDLFRAFPNSYGTLGYSVRLRIELETVKPFVSLQHIRFNTLAELVAEMDRIVDTGGYNGQPVDYLDGVVFSADESYLCLGTQTATPGPVSDYTGADIYYRSIQHAAGIKDDRLTIHDYLWRWDTDWFWCSRAFGAQNPTIRRLWPRRHRRSSVYWKLIAYDQKFNIADRIEARHGRPPRERVVQDVEVPIEGVEEFVSWFLDNVPIEPIWLCPLRLRDQGGWPLYPLRAHHTYVNVGFWSSVPVGPGPGGQERSDPGISRGHTNRLIERKISDLNGHKSLYSDSFYSREEFDELYGGETYRTVKKIYDPDSRLLDLYAKAVQRQ, from the coding sequence GTGGCTGTTGACGCAGCACTGACCACTTACCGGCGGGGAGTTGACCGACTCCTTGCCAGCTACCGCGCTATCCCTGCCACTGCCTCGGTGCGGCTGGCTAAGCCGACGTCGAACCTGTTCCGGGCCCGCGCCAAACGCGACGCACCGGGCCTGGACACCTCCGGGCTGACCGGCGTCCTCAGCGTCGACCCGGACACCAAGACGGCCGACGTGGCCGGTATGTGCACCTATGAGGATCTCGTCGCGGCGACACTGCCCTACGGGCTGACCCCGTTGGTCGTCCCCCAGCTCAAGACCATCACCCTCGGTGGTGCGGTGACGGGCCTGGGCATCGAGTCGGCCTCGTTCCGCAACGGCCTGCCGCACGAGTCGGTGCTGGAGATGGACATCCTCACCGGTTCGGGCGAGGTGCTTACCGCGACTCCCGAACACCACCCCGACCTGTTCCGCGCTTTCCCGAATTCCTATGGGACGCTGGGCTATTCCGTTCGACTGCGGATCGAGCTCGAGACGGTCAAACCGTTCGTCAGCCTCCAGCACATCCGGTTCAACACGTTGGCCGAGCTTGTCGCAGAGATGGACCGCATCGTCGACACCGGCGGATACAACGGGCAGCCGGTGGACTACCTCGACGGCGTTGTGTTCAGCGCCGACGAGAGCTATCTGTGCCTAGGCACCCAGACCGCCACCCCTGGCCCGGTCAGCGACTACACCGGCGCCGACATCTACTACCGGTCGATCCAGCACGCCGCCGGGATCAAGGACGACCGGTTGACGATCCACGACTATCTGTGGCGCTGGGACACCGACTGGTTCTGGTGCTCAAGGGCTTTCGGCGCACAGAACCCGACCATCCGCCGGCTGTGGCCACGGCGCCACCGGCGCAGCAGTGTCTACTGGAAGCTGATCGCCTACGACCAGAAGTTCAACATCGCCGACCGGATCGAGGCGCGGCACGGCCGGCCACCTCGCGAACGAGTGGTGCAGGACGTGGAGGTACCGATCGAGGGCGTCGAGGAGTTCGTGTCCTGGTTCCTCGACAACGTCCCCATCGAACCGATCTGGCTGTGCCCGTTGCGGCTGCGCGATCAGGGCGGCTGGCCGCTGTACCCACTGCGCGCCCACCACACCTATGTCAATGTCGGGTTCTGGTCATCGGTGCCGGTCGGCCCCGGCCCCGGCGGGCAGGAGCGCAGCGACCCGGGGATCAGCAGAGGCCACACCAATCGACTCATCGAGCGAAAAATCAGTGACCTGAACGGGCACAAGTCGCTGTACTCAGACTCTTTTTACAGCCGGGAGGAGTTTGACGAGCTCTACGGCGGAGAAACCTACAGGACCGTGAAGAAGATCTACGACCCCGATTCGCGGCTGCTGGACCTGTACGCAAAGGCGGTGCAACGACAATGA
- a CDS encoding SRPBCC family protein: protein MGQVSADSTILIDAEPATVLDAIADYQGVRPKILSPQYSDYQVLQGGQGQGTVAKWKLQATKSRVREVQANVDVAGHTVIEKDANSSMVTNWTVAPAGPGSSVTVKTTWTGAGGVKGFFEKTFAPLGLRRIQGEVLANLKKAVENP from the coding sequence ATGGGACAGGTCAGCGCGGACAGCACCATTCTGATCGACGCCGAACCCGCCACTGTGCTCGACGCGATCGCGGACTACCAGGGCGTGCGTCCGAAGATCCTCTCGCCGCAGTACAGCGATTACCAGGTTCTGCAGGGCGGCCAGGGGCAGGGCACCGTAGCCAAGTGGAAGTTGCAGGCCACCAAGTCGCGGGTGCGGGAGGTACAGGCCAATGTCGATGTCGCCGGCCACACCGTCATCGAGAAGGACGCCAACTCTTCGATGGTGACCAACTGGACCGTCGCCCCGGCCGGGCCGGGCTCCAGCGTCACGGTCAAGACCACCTGGACCGGGGCCGGCGGGGTCAAGGGCTTCTTCGAGAAGACGTTCGCGCCGCTGGGCCTGCGCCGCATTCAGGGCGAGGTGCTGGCCAACCTGAAGAAGGCCGTCGAGAACCCCTAG
- a CDS encoding Rv3717 family N-acetylmuramoyl-L-alanine amidase, whose amino-acid sequence MSVPRRVATAVCASLLIAAYPLATPVTQAAPANIAGMIVFLDPGHNGANDASMTKQVPTGRGGTKDCQTSGTATDDGFPEHTFNWDTVLLIRQGLTQLGVRTAMSRGNDDQVAACVDERAAMANSFAPNAIVSIHADGGPATGRGFHVNYSSPPLNQAQAGPSVQLARVMRDTLAASGIPPATYIGSDGLYGRADLAGLNLAQYPAVLVELGNMKNPVDSALMESADGREKYAAAVVQGIAAFLATQPPRTS is encoded by the coding sequence ATGTCCGTTCCCAGGCGTGTCGCCACCGCAGTCTGCGCCAGCTTGCTGATCGCGGCCTACCCGCTGGCGACCCCGGTCACCCAGGCCGCGCCCGCGAACATCGCCGGAATGATCGTGTTCCTCGACCCGGGCCACAACGGCGCCAACGACGCCTCGATGACCAAGCAGGTTCCCACCGGCCGCGGCGGCACCAAGGATTGTCAGACCAGCGGGACAGCCACCGACGATGGCTTCCCCGAGCACACCTTCAACTGGGACACCGTGCTGCTGATCCGGCAGGGCCTGACCCAGCTCGGGGTGCGCACCGCGATGTCGCGCGGCAATGACGACCAGGTCGCGGCGTGCGTCGACGAGCGCGCCGCGATGGCCAACTCGTTCGCCCCCAACGCGATCGTGTCGATCCACGCCGACGGCGGCCCGGCCACCGGCCGCGGCTTTCACGTCAACTACTCCAGTCCACCGCTGAATCAGGCTCAGGCCGGGCCTTCGGTACAGCTCGCCCGCGTCATGCGCGACACCCTGGCCGCCTCGGGCATCCCGCCGGCCACCTACATCGGGTCCGACGGCCTCTACGGCCGCGCTGACCTCGCCGGGCTCAATCTGGCGCAGTATCCGGCGGTGCTCGTCGAACTCGGCAACATGAAGAATCCGGTGGACTCGGCGTTGATGGAAAGCGCTGACGGCCGCGAGAAGTACGCGGCCGCCGTCGTCCAGGGCATCGCGGCGTTCCTGGCCACCCAGCCGCCCAGAACCAGCTAG
- a CDS encoding YbaB/EbfC family nucleoid-associated protein, which yields MPGLQAALAQAQELQQKLMEAQEKLAAAEVHGQAGGGLVQVTMKGSGQVVGVRIDPKVVDPNDVETLQDLVVGAIADASRQFTILAQTHLGPLANQTPPGLPGVGGLGTPGLPQV from the coding sequence ATGCCGGGCCTGCAGGCTGCGTTGGCCCAGGCGCAGGAGTTGCAGCAGAAGCTGATGGAAGCCCAGGAGAAGCTGGCCGCCGCGGAGGTGCACGGGCAGGCCGGTGGCGGGCTGGTGCAGGTGACCATGAAGGGCAGCGGGCAGGTGGTCGGGGTTCGCATCGATCCCAAGGTCGTCGACCCCAATGACGTCGAGACGCTTCAGGACCTGGTGGTCGGTGCCATCGCCGACGCGTCGCGGCAGTTCACGATCCTGGCGCAGACCCACCTGGGGCCGCTGGCGAACCAGACTCCGCCCGGTCTTCCGGGCGTCGGCGGGCTCGGCACACCCGGGCTTCCGCAGGTCTGA
- the recR gene encoding recombination mediator RecR, producing the protein MFEGPVQDLIDELGKLPGIGPKSAQRIAFHLLSVEPPDIDRLTAVLARVRDGVQFCEVCGNVSDAERCRICSDARRDGTQVCVVEEPKDVQAVERTREFRGRYHVLGGALDPLSGVGPDQLRIRQLLNRIGERVDGVDITEVIIATDPNTEGEATATYLVRILRDIPGLTVSRIASGLPMGGDLEFADELTLGRALSGRRQMV; encoded by the coding sequence ATGTTTGAAGGCCCCGTCCAGGATCTGATCGACGAGCTCGGCAAGCTGCCGGGTATCGGGCCCAAGAGTGCCCAGCGGATCGCGTTTCACCTGCTGTCGGTGGAGCCGCCCGACATCGACCGGCTGACCGCGGTGCTGGCCCGGGTTCGCGACGGTGTGCAGTTCTGCGAGGTGTGCGGCAACGTCTCCGACGCCGAGCGCTGCCGGATCTGCAGCGACGCCCGCCGCGACGGCACACAGGTGTGTGTGGTCGAGGAACCCAAGGACGTGCAGGCCGTCGAGCGCACGCGCGAATTCCGTGGGCGCTACCACGTGCTGGGCGGCGCGCTGGATCCGCTGTCGGGCGTGGGTCCGGATCAGCTGCGAATTCGTCAGCTGCTCAACAGGATTGGTGAACGAGTCGACGGCGTGGACATCACCGAGGTGATCATCGCCACCGACCCAAACACCGAAGGTGAAGCCACCGCAACGTATTTGGTGCGCATCCTGCGCGACATCCCGGGGTTGACGGTCTCGCGGATCGCCTCGGGTCTGCCGATGGGCGGTGACCTGGAGTTCGCCGACGAGCTGACCCTGGGCCGCGCCCTGTCCGGCCGCCGCCAGATGGTCTAG
- a CDS encoding type 1 glutamine amidotransferase: MSDVVQIGLVLPDVMGTYGDGGNAVVLRQRLRLRGIAAEIVEITLADPVPDSLDLYTLGGAEDYAQRLATKHLLTHQGLQRAVSRGAPVLAICAAIQVLGHWYETSAGERVEGVGLLDVTTSPQPARTIGEVVSNPVIEGLFQPLTGFENHRGGTVLGPDARPLAAVVKGAGNRDGDGYDGAVQGSVVATYLHGPCLARNPELADLLLSRVVGPLEPLQLPEVDDLRRERLAAPRRM; encoded by the coding sequence ATGAGTGATGTCGTGCAGATCGGGCTGGTGCTGCCCGATGTGATGGGCACCTACGGCGACGGCGGCAACGCGGTGGTGTTGCGACAGCGGCTGCGACTGCGCGGTATTGCCGCCGAGATCGTCGAAATTACGCTGGCCGATCCGGTGCCCGACTCGCTGGATCTCTACACCCTGGGCGGCGCCGAGGACTACGCGCAGCGGTTGGCCACCAAACATCTTCTGACACATCAGGGTTTGCAGCGGGCGGTGTCGCGCGGCGCGCCGGTGCTGGCGATCTGCGCGGCTATCCAGGTGCTGGGTCACTGGTATGAGACCTCGGCCGGTGAACGGGTCGAGGGGGTCGGCCTGCTGGATGTGACCACGTCGCCGCAGCCGGCGCGCACGATCGGCGAGGTGGTGTCCAACCCGGTGATCGAGGGCTTGTTTCAGCCGTTGACCGGCTTCGAAAACCACCGCGGCGGAACGGTTTTAGGCCCGGATGCCCGCCCCCTGGCCGCGGTCGTCAAGGGTGCCGGCAACCGCGACGGGGACGGGTACGACGGCGCGGTGCAGGGCAGCGTGGTGGCGACGTATCTGCACGGGCCCTGCCTGGCCCGCAATCCGGAGTTGGCCGACCTGCTGCTGTCCAGGGTGGTCGGCCCGCTGGAGCCGCTACAGCTGCCCGAGGTAGACGACTTGCGTCGCGAACGCCTAGCAGCCCCCCGCCGCATGTGA